The Plasmodium brasilianum strain Bolivian I chromosome 6, whole genome shotgun sequence genomic interval aagACAATCTAAAatctattatttatttaaaaaaaataaaagaggtAGCATCAGGCTAAGCGGGATTAATAAGTACggataaatttttaaaaattacactatttaaaagaaataaaagatttTCATTATGTACAATTAAATTGCTCATttctgttttgttttatatctttttaatatctttttttttattgtgtcataataaaaggaaattatacatatatatatatatatatatatgcatacatgatagctttattttttcctttaaataCGTTTTAAGAGGAGAAACatttaatatgtaataatttttccctttcttttgtaaaatgctgtatatatgtattttatgatttattttgttttttttatttgttataaataagccattaatatttcaaaatcattcccaaaaaaaaaaaaaaaaaagaaaagaacgCCCTTACTTTTTACGTAAAATTTTgtcaaaattaatatatatattatgaataaaagaaaagagagaaaaaggaaaaaaaataaaaggtatAAAGAAAAGATGAAAGGTGTGAGTTTATGAGGAACATTTTACTTTATGCATGTTCTAAATCCTTTTTGGTACCATTGCTCTATTATGTATcatattatgaataaattactttttaattaataacttattttttgtatttttctctaatttgaaaaaattatttttaattataaacatAGAAGCATATAgcatatcatttttatgttgtgtttaaaattgtttgtttatttgtgaCAATTTGTGGATTGCGTATGAGAGTTAAAGATATAGTTAACCTTTAACCCAGTAGTTGTTtgaactatatatatatattaacaatatagTAAAAGTACATCCTTTGAACTGCTTAAAGTAAgtcacatacatatatatatatatatgtatatgttatatttaaaaattgtttttccCCTGCTctcttattttcttattttttttataaaaaatggaaataaaagaGAATGATCATGGAGACGATGACAACACATCGGATGATGATCTATTAATTGACAgtattaagaaaaaacagTGTTGTGTTAACATATTTGACCAAAAACCAATAAACGAAGGTAGCAAAAATGAAGACGTCATATCTGAAAAGGTTATagcaaataataataatacaaccCATGTAAAGAAGGAAAATGATGTTGTTGTTCAAAGTGTGAATAAGAAAGAACATATAAAAGATGATGTAAAGAAAAATCCAAAAGAAGAACACGACGTTCTTCAAAATGAGGGTGTACATACTAAAACAAAAAGCGCATCTCATTCTAGTGatgaaacaaataaaattttgagcgcagtaaataaaaatgaagatgataaaaataaagagttATTAAAGAGCAATAGTAAAGGAAGTGTGAAGGTAAAAAATCAAGTTAgcaaagtaaaaaaagaaacaaataaaaaaccCAAAAAGGTACTTAAAAAATCGgaagaaaattttgaacCAATAAATAGATGGTGGGAAAAAATAGATGTCCAGACGGATCTACAATGGCAATATTTAGAACATAGAGGAATTATATTTGCGCCACCATatgtaaaacataatattccaattttttataaaagtactaaaatagaattaaatGAGAAATCAGAAGAATTAGCTACCTATTGGTGTAGTGTTATAGGTAGTGATTATTGCACAAAAGAAaagtttatattaaatttttttaaaacatttataagtactttagagaaaaataacattattagacaagaaaatgaaaataaggtaaaaaaaggagatatatcaaattttaaatttattgatTTTATGCCAATTAAAGATCATTTAGCTAAATTAAGAgaagataaattaaatagaacaaaagaagaaaaagaggaagaaaaaaaaatgagagcGGAAAAAGAATTACCGTATACCTATGCACTTGTTGACTGGATTCGAGAAAAAATTTCAAGTAATAAAGCAGAACCTCCAGGTCTATTCAGAGGAAGAGGAGAACATCCTAAACAgggtttattaaaaaaaagaatttttccAGAAGATGTAGTAATTAATATAAGTAAAGATGCACCTGCGCCTCGGCTTTATGGTAATATGTGTGGACATAACTGGGGAGATACTTATCATGATAATAAAGTAACATGGTTAGCATATTACAAAGATAGCATTAATGaccaaataaaatatacatttttatccGCACAATCTAAATTTAAAGGGTATAAagatttaatgaaatatgaaaatgcaAGAAAGTTAAAATCTTGTGTTCATAAAATTAGAGatgattataaaaacaaaatgagaaataaaagtattttgGATAAACAGTTAGGTACAGCTGTTTATTTAATAGATTTTTTAGCTTTAAGAGTTGGAGGAGAAAAGGATATAGACGAAGAAGCAGATACCGTAGGTTGTTGTAGTTTACGAGTAGAACATGTTAGTTTTGCTCATATGGTAcctattaaaaatgaaaacgtAACTAATAATGGCGAAAAggataatgataaaattaatagaatACCATTACCAAAAAATTTAGATGATATTTTGGAAGTAGATTGTTATATAACTCTGGATTTTTTAGGTAAAGATAGTATTCGCTATTTTAACACAGTAAAAATTGATAAGcaagcatatataaatatgatcacattttgtaaaaataaaagcaaagaAGAAGGAGTAtttgattatataaattgctcaaaattaaatgaatatttaaaagaaattatgcCAACATTATCAGCCAAGGTTTTTCGTACATATAATGCATCCATTACACTTGATCAgcaattaaaaagaataaaagaaattaatggGAAATCAGATGatgatttgtttttatttgatgATTCGGatatacagaaaaataagaGGAGAAAGTTAGGAAACGTAAGTTCTCCTACAAGTATCTCAAGTGATATTAGTGATTCAacgcaaaatgaaaaaagtaatCCTGTTGAAGAAGATGTAATAAATGATAGCACATcatctaataataaaaacatattaaagGAAAACAATGCAGAAGACAAGAATTCGCCCATAGAGGTAGATGTTTCGAATGTTAATGATCTTATTAACTTTTTCAATAATGCAAATAGGGAGGTTGCTATTTTGTGTAATCATCAAAGAAGTATTCCGAAACAACATGACACAGCAATgtcaaaaataaagaaacagATAGAAATTTTTACCGAagatataaaagaatataaaaaatatctgCAATACTTAAAAAGagataataatagtaataataataataagaagaaGAATAATAATCAAAATGTTGACAATAAATTTACCTTCGTTTCTAAGGTTGTCACGTTAGATGGAACCTTAAGACCGAACAAAGTGAAGGATAACATGAAAGAAGAATcttgtaaaaaaaaacttactGCTCTTATCAAAAAAGTagaacttttaaaaaatcaaatgaAAGTAAGAGatgataataaaacaattgCTTTAGGAACGtccaaaataaattacatggATCCAAGAATAACTGTTGCTTTTTGTAAAAGGTTTGAAATAccaatagaaaaaatatttaatagaaGTTTAAGGATTAAATTTCCATGGGCAATGTTTGCTACAAAAAATTTCtgcttttaaaattttttttttaaatatgaagtTTTAGAAAGGGCCCAAGTAAAAATAACCAAGGAATAAAAGCGGTACAAATATTGCAAACCTCTGCTCTGCCATAAGACAGTTAAATGGTgttaatgtgtatatatgtgtttatatatatcatgcATATTtgaaatgtatattttattttattttttttatatgtgcaATATTCACGTATCATTCTCTACACAAGAAGGAaacttcttcctttttcgtgaaaataaattttgaagTTCCGCCAACACATGTTCATagacatacatatatatatacatgcatgttTGTATGTGTCATTAAAGACCTATccaaaaaaatagttttaaaataacagaaaaacaaaaaaaaaaaaaaaaaaaataattaaggtTAAAAGTACAATCTCTTATTTGCACATGcgtacaatatttttaattagaCAAAATAATGTACAAAAAAGGAAGTAATAATTTGCTACTGCTATTTATATTGCTAGAAAATTTCCAACTCAACATGCtcatacaaatacatattatcAATAATGACGCAGTCTTTTTCACAAGtgaatataattacatttcctacgttaaaattatttaagatattttttaaagaatttttctttttctcatCAAGTCTTTTTTCTATCTCATATATAAAGGTTGAGAACAGTTGCAGTTCAAATaccaatttatttttgcagTGTGTACATGTCattgttttcttctttatatgAAACTTTGTGGACTTATACATGTAAAGAAATTTCCCATTGTATGAATATCTTAATATTTggttataatttttgcttaaataagaataaaattttacgCATCCATTAAAATCATTTTCAAAACTTTcttctatattattaatatcatctatattatcattttcctTGTCTATGTATTCCTCATCTTTCATAAAGTGTTTATTATGTTCATACGTTTCATGCATCTTTTTAgctttttcatataaataatccTTTCCATATTCTTCATCATCCTCCactatgcatatataataacaggGGAGTTTAAATGCACTGCTTCCGGTAACTTCATAAATTTTAGGATTCAATTTATCATcatgtttatttaattcatgTACATTATCATCCATTTTACAACTGCAATTTATTAACTtgtcatatttattattaaaattttcataggtatttattatattactgCTGGTCATACTACTATAaccatttttgtatttttcatttatacaaTTTAAGCTCTCCCTTATGGAATTACCAAGGAAAgaatcatttaatttttgatcTTTGCtactttttgaaaataagGAATTCCAATCAATTAGTTTTTCTTCCttagaattaatatattctatatttacgtcttccttttttatattttcattagtgaaattaaaaacacattgttttcctttttccttagtactacaattattactatcagtgtcgttaaaaaatattgagtTATGAACACCATCTTTCTTTACACTCTCATTTTGATACATGTCCAACAtcttcaatttatttttttgctctttttcTTCAATATCATTATTTGAGTTGTCACATACCTTTTTCTTCCCTTTAATACATACCCAACTATTCTTATTCACGTTACATTTCGTACTATTCATGcagcaaaaaaaatacagtaCTCTTACGTATTCGTCATATGATGTTgatatttgaaataaaaatgttaaactatttttacatatggAACATTTCAAATTTAAACCTGTTGGTTCTTTTCCACATAACCACAGGGGATCACCCCCGAATTTTGAATCATTTTTCaagttaaaattattgtCGATTTCATGTGACAACAGTCcgatatacatattttagtTGTCCTCAATTCACCAATcgattttttacttttcttgctcttttttgctatttttgaTTTTAGATAAATTTTAACAGTAAAAACTCATGGGAAAccaaaataacaataacgaTATAAAGGGATAAGAAAagaagtaattttttttccatggGTGAGTTTTTCATTGCAGATTTGCAAATTAAAAGCTTTTTATGCATTACTTaggaatgtaaaaaaaaaaaaaagaaaaaagaatttgttaatttcgtatctttttttcttcgctaaaaattataccaaaaaaaaaaaataaaaaataataaatatatcatctttattttatatgtttttctcattattttttaaacactTTAATCTGTTTCATGCCCGTTATAcgagtattttttattagtgCAAATATTGTATGagaatacataataatttaattttatatatgatgttGTTCATAGCTACCAGCCTTCGGCAATCCGTAATTTAATTAAGAAAGGTATTAATAAGTAAGAACAGATaagaaacataaaataatattatattatttgagTGTATTAccatattgtttttataccCATGTAGTAAGGAAATAATTACAAATCACAATATGacataatatgaaaattgaACTCTCTCAATAATTAGGAATAGTTGTTCcttttataactttttttttttttttttgaataaaataatacatttatttaaaaagaaaaaaaaaaaaagacttataaaacttaaaaaattcgtaaaaataacttttataaacaaatatttttacacgTCACACTAATTATTTATTGATATTTTGGAATAGTACTTTTAAAAAACCGTATATTAAGAAAGATTAccttatatacaaaattttatgcAAAATCATGTTCTATTGTTATATTGAagtttttattctttttaaaataatatattttccctTTGAAAAAGGGTCATCTTTTTAAAACTCGAATTGTGAATAAAGTgcaaaggaaaataaaacgtaaaaaataaaacatgaaAACTAAATAgtttcaatatatattttttataaaaaaatgtgtagtattttttcacttatattttattctaataAGAGAGCTTTTATGACTCCATAACCTTCAATACaaagcatattttttaactgaatgaaataaaacatagataataaaaaaaataaatataaagaggCTTTAATTATGTTcgcttatttatttttttttagaaaaagcttattaaaactttatgaactttaaattataaaaaaaaaaaaaaaaaaaaaagaagcaataTTTATTTGCAGTGTCcaaaatacacatatttaagaaatatcCTATTTGGTTTAATGAAAGccttttctaaaaatatgaCTACGttgttcattattataaaattagacCTTAGAAACATACATGTAtggataataatttttttttttattaacagttcagaaaaaaaaaaaatgtgtaatgTATTTTCAACTTATTCACGTTAATTAAAAACTTCTTTCGAGGattaacattaaaaataaacatatattttaaaagagtaTACagttatttgaaaaaagttagctgtacataatatacaaCTTCATGTGTAGTATTTTTCTATTGATCTATAATAACAAATGTGTATACATTTTACCAAGGTAccaattttgttttatatatatatatatatacaaagataatatatagaacatttttatgtataatatttagGACTTATAATAGCATTGCAAAAACAGAATTTTTGTTGCTAtctttacatttaaaaatttatgatgtaaataaaaaaagaaatgatgaGAAATGTTAAAgaaaggaaatttttttttttttttttacattttgctTTGAAGTGAGTAAATGTAAACGTTCTGAACATGCAAGGAAATAAGTCTAAAATGATGGACTATAagcatatatgaatatacatataatatatatatatatatatatatatataatatatatttttttttttttttataaatgtgttaaaaaaaaaattatttatgtaaaaaaaaaaaaaaaaacagataaatgaaaaaattgcagctttataaaaaacttctaaaaatttaattatactgaaaagaaaaaaaaaaaagaaaaaaaacatgaatCTGCATatactcttttattttaattagatAGTAAAGacttaattcaaaaaataaatatttatactgggcatatacataaaaacatacagaagattttgaaaaatgtCCAAAATTTTTAGTGAGTCGCACTCCCATACGAAAAATAATTCCGATGAGAAATCAAGAATAGAAGATGACTTAATATCAAACACAGGAAGTAATTCAAGTTccattaaattaaataggAAAAGCGTTTATAGTAAAAATTCTAACGTTCAACAACTACTAGCAAGAATAGCTCAGGTAAAAAAAGGGGCATATTAATAACATTTCAAATTGAGACCTTATGtgtgtaaaaatatgaagtgaaaaatgaaacatgAAATAACTAGGGggtaattatttatatatgtatatatataggtatacgtatgtatatgtatatttacactTTTTACAGGAAATTGATGAAAGAAAGCCGAGCAATGTAATACACTTTATTGttgattttttatgtaaacaCTACCCGAAGCATTTACATGGTTTTGAGGCTGTATGGAACGGAggttttaattattttaacatattcataaacatattatgaaaattgtAGATTTTGGagctacaaaaaaatttctctaatacattattttatttttgtcctattttgtttaattttatttaatttcatttcacttttttttttttttttgttctatttttataGATCCTGACTTGGAACAAGAAAGAATACTGGTGGTTGAATTTTTCAAGCATCAAAAATTACCAGTAGAAATATCTGTCCATTTTATCAGTGCTGGATTTGACACAGTTGAAACTTTATGTACATTATCTACGAATTCCCTTGATGATgtagaaaaatttaataatattagatGGTTACCTGGACATAAAATTCGATTGCAACAAACCTTTAACGATATTACTAACAGAGTTAGAAATTTCAAAGAACAAAGAGATACGTTAGTAAAATCTCTGAAACAAGAATTCCTAAGTACATCATCTTTACTTAATTCTATTATAGTTCCAAAAAGAGTAAATCCTATGCTTATGCCAATTCTTCCGCGTGCAACTTCCCCATTTAATGTTTCTACTAGAACAGGCAATTATTTAACAATAGGTAAAACAATACCTACTTCCCATATTTTCAAAGGGTAAAGGGGagtttattcattcattaaaatgatatatttttacttggcaaaaaaaaaaaatatatatttatcattttatactTTAAATAAGGAATATCTCATTTCATATGTTGTATATTGgcgttaaatatatatgtatacatacatgtttCACGGAAAATGggataattttaataattttaaaaagcatgtttttattttgttaaaatatatatatatatatatatatatatatttatttatttattttatttatttttttttgtgagtTTTACAatgttacattttttgttaaataaaaattaaaaagggtATTAATTACGAATAAATGATTCACAAACATGTGTTTGTAAGTATTTGTCTAAGTACGCACATGCATAGAGATCCCCAttttaagtaaattttttcctGTACAAAAATTGCCTATTCTTTATTGTGTTTTAGTGAAATACCTTTTTTGATGTTTTACATTTTGTAGTATCGTTGAGTTTTATGAATAAACgctttaataataaaaacttgtatttattataattttgaatCCCGTCAAACTCCTTAAGTTGTAGTGGctcatatacatttatttatttttaataaatgctgattaattatttttgatttccacataattaaaaaatatatatattttttcttttttattaatacttcGATTCATGTGAAAATGGTTTTGTTTCCATTGAATAAATGATTATAccgtattattaaaaatggtaactatgcccttttttctttacattGAAATGAGTATAAAtttcaattaaataaaaaatgtgtaacaatttatactataaatgaaaagtatGACTCTTAGATTTCTTCTGTAAAAAGGTGTGTAAACGCAAGTCGTTTATATAGCAAATTATTTGAAGTGTCCAAGAGAATATTTacttaaaacaaaaaaaaaaaaaaaaaaaaaaaaaaaaagagcatatttcacacacacatataattaaaaaaaaaaaaaaatttttttttgcaaaatactataaaatattgtaaaaatatctATTTTTGCACACAAAAGCGtgtttacataaaaaaagaaaagaaagtataaacatacatatattcatacggtacatatatatatcacacATGCAGCACACACatttgataaatataaaaaacgaTTAAtggttaatttttatgtttaaaattttgatatCCTCTAGGGGTTTGTCCTTCTTATCAGTACGGACTTTTTCTATATCCAAAACAACCTTAGTTCCCTGAGTTACTTTACCAAAAACTGTGTGTTTAAAATCAAGCCAGGGACAGGGGACAGTAGTGATAAAAAACTGGGAACCATTAGTATTGGGTCCACAATTTGCCATTGATACCATAAAGGGTTTGGAGTGATTGAGATGATCGAAAAATTCATCTTCAAATTCATTCCCCCAAATACTTTCTCCCCCTGTACCATCACCTGTGGGGTCACCAGTTTGAATCATAAAATGTTTGATAATTCGatgaaaaatacaattattataatatccATTAATTGAATGAACAGAAAAATTTTGCACTGTTTTCTTGCATTCTTTATGAAAAaaggtaatatatatttctccCATAGTAGTATAGATGACTGCACTTTTCGGAATTTTCGTGTTATTTTCAATGTTTTTTAAAGGTGCTGATATAAAAGAGTTTAAATCATTTTTGCTTGGttgttcattatatatatctcttTCATCTAGTTCATGatcatttaataatttttttgtaaaaatataaaaccgACACTTTTTATATACAGTGCAAAATAAAGCACAATCAGATatgttattttcattaatatataaagactcatgaatattattattaattttgttaacgggtattattttttgatataagGAAAGAGACAAATATCGTAAATTTGTTTCGTTTTTTCCAATTATGTAACATAACTGATTAGTTATAAAGTTCACAACTTTTATACCAATAAAAGtggaatatataatatattgatTTGATTCATCAAAAGTAATCATatctaattttatatttttactttttatatgtttttttatttctttctcaATAAAAAGCCTTTTTCCAAAATCTAAACTATCAATAtgtaattccttttttaaaggGTCATTTTGAGCCGTTAAATACATTTCTGTGCTTTCATCATATACCCTATATAACTTCAtagttttaaatttatatattcgtaAGAAATAGTTTTCAGATAAAATTGCCATAAATTCCCCATCTAAACTAATGTTTATGCATAGTgcatatgttttatatttacacaatTCGTATAAATCAGTTTCACTTTTAAAGGaaaattctaatttttttatcagaTTGTATCTTTTATTTGATATGTTTGTGTCTTTTTCATCACTTCTGTCCTTTCTCATCTCAGCACTTGTTGAAGCAGTAGCTGTGGTAGTAGCAGCAGTACTAACAGCAGTACTAGAAGTAGTAACAGCACTATCAGTAACAGTGCTATATCTGCTACTTTCATGATCGTACTTGGggaatttaaaatttgttacATCCACTATATCAATAAGTCCACTATTATCGCTTAGCACACAAAGgttgtacattttattatatcttatTATTTCAATTATCCTAGAActaaaatttattacttGTGTGCATATATCACTTTCGAACggtttgtaaatatatatgcacggTTTTTCATTTGATGATATAGCTACTTTTACCGAAGCAGAAAAAAGggatgaaaaaacaaattctCCAGTTTTGGGGAAGAAAtccaattttattattatgttcatATCAAAGCTACTAATATCaaattgtttatatgttttgtCTTTTGATAAACTTCCTAATAATTCTTCATCTTCtgaaataaacaaacaaataatttcatccgaatgaattttaaaatgttttacaAATTCGATGGATCCTACATTTTTATACCAGAATTTTATTACTCCATTAGCACTTCCCGTaactatatatttctttttattacttaCAAGGATGTGTGTTACAACATCCGTGTGCATGTAACTTACttcgtaatttttattagttgGGATATTCTTTAAGTATATAtcattgtttatttttattttttttattttttttatttttcgtgtttcttcaattttttcaatattaatttttttttttttttctctatttcttcttataccttcaatttttcttttatgtgATGATGTATTCTCTTCCTTTTTTGAATGCATACAAAGAGGAGATTCCTTTTCCGCATTCTTTAACGCTTTCTCACTTTTATCaatatcattatcattatcatcatGTTCATCGTCCCTTTCTTTGTCGCCTTTGCCTCTGATTTCCTCTAAGGGCACTGGACCAAAACTACCATCACTAGATTCATCACCTGAAGAATTAAgatctttttcttcttttttgttatgGGTCGTAATTTCCTTCATTTCCTcctcattttcttttttaaagaatttcATAAGGGTCACaaggataaatatatatatatgtatatattttattcaaaataaatcttGAACTGAGAGAAATCAGTCTCATTCCTTTTAATTAACGAAACAAGTTTAGAAAAATTTATCCATTTTTCGTGTACTTCTTGAATGCTATTTTCCCATCTATATAGAACAAATATAtcttcataaaaaattaagaacaaaaaaggaacatTATTGCATCACTAATTTATGAAGTTGAcgatttttacttaaaactTATGAATTTAAATGCAAAATTAGCTAATTGAAAAggaatttatttaaaaaattaaagtgaaaaaaacaaaataaaaaacaaagaatgCTTTCTTAAAATCCGGAAATTTCATCTCCaaaatgtaatttaaatgatttttttataaataacgaAAGGgctaaaaaatggaaaaatgaaagaaaggTTTGCTTTTGGCGGCATTTAATACGTTATgctttacgtatatatatatatatatatatatatatatatatatatatacatatgtagtATTTGCTTATATATGCAGCATctgtttatgtatgtatgtgatAGGACATTTCTCAATTGCTCAGTGGATACCTCttgtttttcaaaattcagtataattttatatctttcttcttttttatgtcaTTCGTTGTTATAATcattagtaaaaatatatgcactcATATGGATTAGAAGAGGACCAGCTTAAAATTAAGGCTacatattgaaaaaaaattaaaatctcAAAATATGAggatttttcattttttttccttt includes:
- a CDS encoding PDCD2 domain-containing protein; protein product: MYIGLLSHEIDNNFNLKNDSKFGGDPLWLCGKEPTGLNLKCSICKNSLTFLFQISTSYDEYVRVLYFFCCMNSTKCNVNKNSWVCIKGKKKVCDNSNNDIEEKEQKNKLKMLDMYQNESVKKDGVHNSIFFNDTDSNNCSTKEKGKQCVFNFTNENIKKEDVNIEYINSKEEKLIDWNSLFSKSSKDQKLNDSFLGNSIRESLNCINEKYKNGYSSMTSSNIINTYENFNNKYDKLINCSCKMDDNVHELNKHDDKLNPKIYEVTGSSAFKLPCYYICIVEDDEEYGKDYLYEKAKKMHETYEHNKHFMKDEEYIDKENDNIDDINNIEESFENDFNGCVKFYSYLSKNYNQILRYSYNGKFLYMYKSTKFHIKKKTMTCTHCKNKLVFELQLFSTFIYEIEKRLDEKKKNSLKNILNNFNVGNVIIFTCEKDCVIIDNMYLYEHVELEIF
- a CDS encoding peptidyl-prolyl cis-trans isomerase, with translation MKFFKKENEEEMKEITTHNKKEEKDLNSSGDESSDGSFGPVPLEEIRGKGDKERDDEHDDNDNDIDKSEKALKNAEKESPLCMHSKKEENTSSHKRKIEGIRRNREKKKKINIEKIEETRKIKKIKKIKINNDIYLKNIPTNKNYEVSYMHTDVVTHILVSNKKKYIVTGSANGVIKFWYKNVGSIEFVKHFKIHSDEIICLFISEDEELLGSLSKDKTYKQFDISSFDMNIIIKLDFFPKTGEFVFSSLFSASVKVAISSNEKPCIYIYKPFESDICTQVINFSSRIIEIIRYNKMYNLCVLSDNSGLIDIVDVTNFKFPKYDHESSRYSTVTDSAVTTSSTAVSTAATTTATASTSAEMRKDRSDEKDTNISNKRYNLIKKLEFSFKSETDLYELCKYKTYALCINISLDGEFMAILSENYFLRIYKFKTMKLYRVYDESTEMYLTAQNDPLKKELHIDSLDFGKRLFIEKEIKKHIKSKNIKLDMITFDESNQYIIYSTFIGIKVVNFITNQLCYIIGKNETNLRYLSLSLYQKIIPVNKINNNIHESLYINENNISDCALFCTVYKKCRFYIFTKKLLNDHELDERDIYNEQPSKNDLNSFISAPLKNIENNTKIPKSAVIYTTMGEIYITFFHKECKKTVQNFSVHSINGYYNNCIFHRIIKHFMIQTGDPTGDGTGGESIWGNEFEDEFFDHLNHSKPFMVSMANCGPNTNGSQFFITTVPCPWLDFKHTVFGKVTQGTKVVLDIEKVRTDKKDKPLEDIKILNIKINH
- a CDS encoding topoisomerase I yields the protein MEIKENDHGDDDNTSDDDLLIDSIKKKQCCVNIFDQKPINEGSKNEDVISEKVIANNNNTTHVKKENDVVVQSVNKKEHIKDDVKKNPKEEHDVLQNEGVHTKTKSASHSSDETNKILSAVNKNEDDKNKELLKSNSKGSVKVKNQVSKVKKETNKKPKKVLKKSEENFEPINRWWEKIDVQTDLQWQYLEHRGIIFAPPYVKHNIPIFYKSTKIELNEKSEELATYWCSVIGSDYCTKEKFILNFFKTFISTLEKNNIIRQENENKVKKGDISNFKFIDFMPIKDHLAKLREDKLNRTKEEKEEEKKMRAEKELPYTYALVDWIREKISSNKAEPPGLFRGRGEHPKQGLLKKRIFPEDVVINISKDAPAPRLYGNMCGHNWGDTYHDNKVTWLAYYKDSINDQIKYTFLSAQSKFKGYKDLMKYENARKLKSCVHKIRDDYKNKMRNKSILDKQLGTAVYLIDFLALRVGGEKDIDEEADTVGCCSLRVEHVSFAHMVPIKNENVTNNGEKDNDKINRIPLPKNLDDILEVDCYITLDFLGKDSIRYFNTVKIDKQAYINMITFCKNKSKEEGVFDYINCSKLNEYLKEIMPTLSAKVFRTYNASITLDQQLKRIKEINGKSDDDLFLFDDSDIQKNKRRKLGNVSSPTSISSDISDSTQNEKSNPVEEDVINDSTSSNNKNILKENNAEDKNSPIEVDVSNVNDLINFFNNANREVAILCNHQRSIPKQHDTAMSKIKKQIEIFTEDIKEYKKYLQYLKRDNNSNNNNKKKNNNQNVDNKFTFVSKVVTLDGTLRPNKVKDNMKEESCKKKLTALIKKVELLKNQMKVRDDNKTIALGTSKINYMDPRITVAFCKRFEIPIEKIFNRSLRIKFPWAMFATKNFCF
- a CDS encoding stripes inner membrane complex protein, with translation MSKIFSESHSHTKNNSDEKSRIEDDLISNTGSNSSSIKLNRKSVYSKNSNVQQLLARIAQEIDERKPSNVIHFIVDFLCKHYPKHLHGFEAVWNGDPDLEQERILVVEFFKHQKLPVEISVHFISAGFDTVETLCTLSTNSLDDVEKFNNIRWLPGHKIRLQQTFNDITNRVRNFKEQRDTLVKSLKQEFLSTSSLLNSIIVPKRVNPMLMPILPRATSPFNVSTRTGNYLTIGKTIPTSHIFKG